The sequence CTGCCTAAAGGGAATGAAACAATATTGGTAGCAGAAGATGAACTCTCTGTAAGGGAAATTGTAAGAATGCTCCTCGAAGAACAGGGATATAAGGTAATAGAAGCTGTTAACGGCGAAGATGCGGTGAAAAAGTTCACTGCTAATAAAGACAGCATCGAGCTTATTCTCCTTGACCTTATGATGCCTCAGAAAGATGGCAGGACTGTTTATGAGGAAATAAAGAAGATAAGGCCGGGAATTAAGGCGATTTTTATGAGCGGTTATTCTGAAGAGACTGTCAGTATATCAGGGATTATTAAGGATAAACTGCACTTCATCCCGAAGCCGATTTCGCCGGAAAAACTTTTATTTAAGATACGAGAGGCAATTTCTGGTGATGGTCACCCTGCCTGATAGGTTTGCAGTTTCCCGGGCATAGCTTATCATTTCCTGACACTTCGGTTTAGTTTTTTACAGGTACGAAGAATCTTGGTTTTACAGGACCTTTTTCCCCTTCAGGAGTCTGCCAGACAAGCATGAATCTGGCGCTTCCGGACTTTTTTATTGATATATCGATCAGGTGGAATCCGGCATCAGCCTGTACGCTGTAAGTGCTGATACTATTTTCACTGCTTAAAGGATGTATCTTGGATTTGTCTATTGAAAATTCAATGTTGCCTTTGGACAAGAGAGCGAATCTGTATGTCCCGCTGGCAGGGAACAACAACATGGTATCTATGGATATTGATCTTATTTTTTCCGGTACAATCGGATTATCCCAGTAGCCTGTCATGGCAAGCCATATTTTTTCCGGATTATCGCTGTATTCTCGCTGTATTGACATTAATACTGATTTGCGTGAAGGTACGATTCTCCTCTCTTCGTCACGGATAATGTTCTCAATTGATTTGTAAACAGAAATAAGCTGTACCCCTTCGGATGAAACTGTGTAGTCAGGAATCATGTAATCATAGCAGAACCATTCAAGGCTTTTAAAAACTCCCTGTCTGCTGTTGAGCACCAGATAATCATAAGACTTGTTGAATGAATAGGCATCAGTCGTGCTGTATCCGTTTTCTATGAACGAACTGTCAATATATCCATTTTTATTATAAAATTTGAGCTGTCTTAATTCATCAGGCAATGCGCAATAAAGGATCTTCTTCCCTTTGTAACGCTCTTTGAGAACATAAAGAAAATCCTTATTGAAGGTATCTCCCCAGTAAGTAGTTTCAAGCTTTATCTTCTGCGCGCCACTTAACCCTCCGATCAAAATGTTATAGTATGAAAGTTCGTAGGGATGTATCATCAAGAGCGAGACAAAAGGGAATATGAGGAATAAAGAACATGCTGCTATTCTGTGCCATACTTTTTTCCCATAGCGGTCAACAATCATAGCGGCACCTATTCCGCTTAGTCCTGCAATAAAAGTAAATGCCGGAAGGAAAAGCCGCACACTATCATATTTTGGAATACCCGGAGACGATGCTGCGCCGAGCATCACTGCTGCATTGACGAGGAAAAGCAACATCATACTCATTTTCTGATCTGTAATTTTTCCTGATCTTTTCCCTTCTTTTATTATGTTTATAATACTTGCAATTGCCGCTATAAGCATTAATGGCGGAACAGTAAAAATGACCATGACAGGTACATAGTGCCACGGGATATCCCAGGATTTTAATTCGCCGAGATAATAGGTGAATTTAAAATTTGTTGAAAGATCTCCTATCTGGTCTTGCTCAAAACCCATGGCACGATTAAATGTATTGTGCCAGAGCCATGGCCATGAAATAATGAATACAGGGAACGTAAAAAAAGTCATTGAGAGGAAATTCATCTTTGCCCGTCTGTCGCGGGTAAGTATATACCAGATTACTAAAGCTGCCGGTATAAGAAGTGCATGGATCTTTGTAGAAAGAGAAAGCCCAAGCAGTATCCCTGTTGCAAGCGCCCACCGCCTGCTTTGAAGTCCGTAAACAAATGAGAAAACCGTTAGAAACCACATAGCTGAGATTGGGGTATCCAGGGCAAAGATATGCGCGTGCCCGAAGACATGAGGCATAAGTATTAAAGAGACGCTTGAAAGAAGGCCTGCCATTGCGCCAAAATATTTTGAAACAAGGAGAAAAAGCAGCATGCTCTCGATGGCAAAAAAAACTGCGGAAGGGAGTCGATATGCCCTGTATTCACCAATTACGTCTTTGAGGGAATACCATGAAAGCCCCCCCATGAACCTGGCAAGAGGAGGGTGCCAGTTTACCCTGTCTCCACCTTCTACAAGTGCGCCAAAATATTTGTCAGCAACCTCCTTAGAAGCAAAACTTAAATCTCCTCTTTTAATATCGTGCACTGCAAGTTTTAGCCAGTCTGTATAAAGCTTAGCCGCATCATCATTAATGTAGACCTCATCCCAGGATATTCCTATGTCAGTCAGGGTAAAAAGCACCGGCAGAAAGGAAAAAATAAAAACCAACAGTCCCGATATTTTCCTGTTTTCCCTTAACATGGCAGCAAGACTCTTCATTTCAATTTTATAATAGCGCCGTAGGGTGTAGCCTCAATCTCTTTATAGTTTTTGTCTCTTCTAATCTTCTCTGCTTCTATTGAGGCAACAAGCACTGCTCCTTTTTTTTGGAGGACACCGATGTTGCCAGATGTTACATCCTCTATATCAACATACCAGCCTCTTCTGCCTGAAAGGTAAAAAAGCGACGGTACTGGGGTGACAGCTTCTGTTCCTGCAACTATGATAAGATCATTTTGGCTGGTCGCTCCGGCTATCTGTTCAGAAGTTTTGAGCAGCCTTTTGTCAACCTTGTAAAATCCATTTTCCATGTACATTTTCCCTTCGAGTGTATAATAGCCTGAAAAAAGAATGGCAGAGGCAAATATTAAAACAACCGCTGCTTTTGCAATCACAGATGTTCCACTGGATTGCAAAACAGGCATCATCCCCTTTCCTGCAATTATTGAGAATGGTACAAGAAAGGGCAAAAGATAATAATCATGGGAGTAAAATCCTTTAGCAACAAGGATTGCAACAGCAGGAAGGAGAGTGAGCCAGATATAAATCCAGTTTCTCTTTGAATCTTTTTCTTCGATTAGCAAACCTGCACAAAATGTAATCAGTCCTACAGGAGTTATCATAAGCGTAAAAAGCCGTTTAAAAATTTTTTCATAAAATAAAACACTTCTCCAGTCATAACCTGATGTGAATTTAAGAAACCCGCCGGAGAGTATTCCGAAGGTGAGGCCTGTTTTCTGATAAATAAAATATGCATACACATACCAGAAAATCGGAGGAAGCAATGCTATAGAACTGAAGACCGAGATATCTTTCCCAAATTTTTTTAAATTGGACGAGTTCCGGTATATGATGAATGCAAAGACAACCATCAGATAAAGTACAAGGACCTTGACAAGCAGGGCAAGGGCAAAGAATAGCGCCGAGAGATGAATATAATATTTTCTCCCTCCTTCCTTCCACAGCAGCAGCATATAAAGTGACAACACAATAAAAAAGATGAGAAGCATTTCAGGCATGAAAGTCCTCGAATAATAGATAGAGAGAGGAGAGAATGTGAAAAAGAAAAGGGAAGCACAGGCACAATCTTCCCCATATAGTATCCGGACTATCAGGTAGAATACAACCGCAGACAAAGAAAACAGAAAGACAGAGAATAATCTTCCTAAAATGTCATATTCCCCTGCTATCCTGTACAATAAAGAAACTGAATACTGAAAAAGCGGGAATTCGGATTCAACAAGACCGGAAGAATCTCCTCCCCAGTCTATCTGGGGTGAAAGGATAGAAGTTCCGTTAAGATAAAAATTCCTTGCCATTGACGCGGTGTCGCACTGTCTCCAGTTCTGATGGTCGGCAAGAGGAGAATCTATTTTATAGAGTCTTACAGCTATGCCGGAGCCAATTATTATGGCAGCTAATAAAAAATATATCCGGACTTTTTTCAGATTAGTTTTACTTTTCATAAAAAGTTAAAAAAGATATAGTCAATCTACTTATACTACAAATCATTGAAGTGATATTACATAAAATTTAAATGAAGATTGCCTATATAACCCACGAGACTTTCTTTCCTCCAAAAGGAGGCGGTGCCGTACGGGTACTGAATATAGCAAAGGCTTTTGCAAAAAAAGGGCATGAGGTAAAATTATTTGCGCCCTATGGGGATTTATATAGCGGAGAAAAGGAAATAATCCCGGATGTAGCTTTCATCCCTGTCTCTAAGATTGAAAGGTTTAAAACAAAAAACAAGGAAACTGCTTATATAAAATTTCTGTTCAGTTTGACTTCTCTTCTTATTAAAGAGAAGTTTGACCTTCTCTTTTCTCATATTGCAGTAGCAGGAACCTCCGGAGCCCTTGTTAAGACCATAAAGAGGAAACCCGCAGTAATAGACCTTGACGATATAATATCAGGACTTTCCGGAATATCTTTTGTCCAGAGATATGGACCTCCTTTTGAATTTTTTATTCCGGTTTTTTATGACAGAGTCATATGCATGTCTGAGTCTCTCGCCAAAAGGGTCTCCATGGTAAAAAAAGACCATGTCTTTGTAGTCCCTCATGGCGCAGACTTTGGGCTATTTTATCCGGGGGGAGAAAGCAGGAAAGAAAGACACTTTGTTTTTTCAGGCGGCATAGAAAA is a genomic window of Candidatus Schekmanbacteria bacterium containing:
- a CDS encoding glycosyltransferase family 39 protein → MKSKTNLKKVRIYFLLAAIIIGSGIAVRLYKIDSPLADHQNWRQCDTASMARNFYLNGTSILSPQIDWGGDSSGLVESEFPLFQYSVSLLYRIAGEYDILGRLFSVFLFSLSAVVFYLIVRILYGEDCACASLFFFTFSPLSIYYSRTFMPEMLLIFFIVLSLYMLLLWKEGGRKYYIHLSALFFALALLVKVLVLYLMVVFAFIIYRNSSNLKKFGKDISVFSSIALLPPIFWYVYAYFIYQKTGLTFGILSGGFLKFTSGYDWRSVLFYEKIFKRLFTLMITPVGLITFCAGLLIEEKDSKRNWIYIWLTLLPAVAILVAKGFYSHDYYLLPFLVPFSIIAGKGMMPVLQSSGTSVIAKAAVVLIFASAILFSGYYTLEGKMYMENGFYKVDKRLLKTSEQIAGATSQNDLIIVAGTEAVTPVPSLFYLSGRRGWYVDIEDVTSGNIGVLQKKGAVLVASIEAEKIRRDKNYKEIEATPYGAIIKLK
- a CDS encoding glycosyltransferase family 4 protein — translated: MKIAYITHETFFPPKGGGAVRVLNIAKAFAKKGHEVKLFAPYGDLYSGEKEIIPDVAFIPVSKIERFKTKNKETAYIKFLFSLTSLLIKEKFDLLFSHIAVAGTSGALVKTIKRKPAVIDLDDIISGLSGISFVQRYGPPFEFFIPVFYDRVICMSESLAKRVSMVKKDHVFVVPHGADFGLFYPGGESRKERHFVFSGGIEKHDGVDLILMAAKELIDKYPDMKITILGDGSELSRNMELSRELGLSSIVEFKGWIEHERVPEYLRHACAGIVSDRRRAATEVALVVRGVEYMASGIPVIAPDHGGTRELLGDDGERGIIFRSGDYPDLASKMAWVMDNPDEAYNIGIKGRKYAEVNYCWENNAERIVKICEAVYREKSS
- a CDS encoding glycosyltransferase family 39 protein; amino-acid sequence: MKSLAAMLRENRKISGLLVFIFSFLPVLFTLTDIGISWDEVYINDDAAKLYTDWLKLAVHDIKRGDLSFASKEVADKYFGALVEGGDRVNWHPPLARFMGGLSWYSLKDVIGEYRAYRLPSAVFFAIESMLLFLLVSKYFGAMAGLLSSVSLILMPHVFGHAHIFALDTPISAMWFLTVFSFVYGLQSRRWALATGILLGLSLSTKIHALLIPAALVIWYILTRDRRAKMNFLSMTFFTFPVFIISWPWLWHNTFNRAMGFEQDQIGDLSTNFKFTYYLGELKSWDIPWHYVPVMVIFTVPPLMLIAAIASIINIIKEGKRSGKITDQKMSMMLLFLVNAAVMLGAASSPGIPKYDSVRLFLPAFTFIAGLSGIGAAMIVDRYGKKVWHRIAACSLFLIFPFVSLLMIHPYELSYYNILIGGLSGAQKIKLETTYWGDTFNKDFLYVLKERYKGKKILYCALPDELRQLKFYNKNGYIDSSFIENGYSTTDAYSFNKSYDYLVLNSRQGVFKSLEWFCYDYMIPDYTVSSEGVQLISVYKSIENIIRDEERRIVPSRKSVLMSIQREYSDNPEKIWLAMTGYWDNPIVPEKIRSISIDTMLLFPASGTYRFALLSKGNIEFSIDKSKIHPLSSENSISTYSVQADAGFHLIDISIKKSGSARFMLVWQTPEGEKGPVKPRFFVPVKN